The Aulosira sp. FACHB-615 genome has a segment encoding these proteins:
- a CDS encoding tetratricopeptide repeat protein, whose translation MSYRAIGLTALTTLVLAVGLIPANSFIWPSTQVLAQAQNSQEVEADKFFKQGVEYLNNQKVPEARQSFEKALALYQAAKKPQSESAMLLLLGITYNKETNYDAAINYYQRALKIVQQLPKRENEYAIVRLLGDTYQQSKNYPQAIAYYQQALVLARKNKDTKNEKELLGNLGIGHILVKNYAAAIEVSQQGLALVKNLQDKPGAMFFLEKLGEAHYHLKQYDKSLEYVQQSLNIAREINDKETESRLTNILGILSYERNQNQKR comes from the coding sequence ATGTCTTATCGCGCTATTGGCTTAACGGCACTTACTACACTGGTATTAGCTGTTGGATTGATCCCGGCAAATTCGTTCATCTGGCCATCAACGCAGGTATTGGCACAAGCTCAAAACAGTCAAGAAGTAGAAGCAGACAAATTTTTCAAACAAGGTGTGGAATATTTAAACAATCAAAAAGTACCTGAAGCTAGACAGTCTTTTGAAAAAGCTTTGGCACTGTATCAAGCAGCAAAAAAGCCACAAAGTGAATCAGCAATGCTGTTATTGTTGGGGATTACTTACAACAAAGAAACTAACTATGATGCTGCGATTAATTACTATCAACGCGCTTTAAAAATTGTCCAGCAATTACCAAAACGAGAAAATGAATATGCCATTGTTCGTTTATTAGGTGATACCTATCAACAATCTAAAAACTATCCCCAAGCTATTGCATATTATCAGCAAGCCTTGGTGTTAGCCAGAAAAAATAAAGATACTAAAAATGAAAAAGAATTGCTAGGTAATTTAGGAATTGGTCATATTTTAGTCAAAAACTATGCCGCAGCTATTGAAGTATCTCAGCAAGGTTTAGCACTAGTCAAAAATTTACAAGATAAACCAGGGGCAATGTTTTTTCTAGAAAAATTAGGTGAGGCTCACTATCACTTAAAACAATATGATAAATCTTTAGAGTATGTTCAGCAGAGTTTAAATATTGCCCGCGAGATAAATGATAAAGAAACCGAGTCGAGATTAACTAATATTCTTGGTATTCTTAGTTATGAAAGAAATCAAAACCAAAAACGTTAA
- a CDS encoding CHAT domain-containing protein → MSNSHNGLRLSRINLTAFITAILTIGFTPSNLNLIFFNSPVLAQTSNNKSQQANTLIRQAAALLGNKQITSARQALQQALSIYQQVNDRQGESVALVFLGISYEQENNYKTAIDYYEKSWQIVQKLPKRPNAGEILVKLANAHRLQKNYNQAIQYYQQYLALDQQNQDSQNRIAALGNLGRTYAALNNLPQALDYYQQALALARAINDRQSELVALLNLGETYLNLENYAAAIEVSQKGLVIAKELTNSTAVIDFLRYISSAYYFIADYNQAIQYNQQSLEIARIIQDKDSERQSLNSLGNIYYYLRDYDKAINYYEQVLSIARSQSNRRAEGLALGNIGLAYINKGEAAKAIDYLEKDLAVSRIVGDRLNESQTLGYLGSAYLQVKNYNKSVEYYQQALVATRDAKYTRGEGITLYNLSIPLMELGKLPEAEKALYSSIEIWESLRERLGENDSYKISFFEQPIQAYQLLQKVLIAQNKTNEALEVSERGRARAFIDLLSSRQSRPSTRGNAPQLPTIAKPTLSLLKQIAKQQNATLVQYSIDSKTTSRLGASATLEQALYIWVVKPTGEITFRITDLRPLQEKDKTSLAELVTVSRQSIGVRGRGGIQVTANQNPTKAKNSFRQLHDLLIKPIADLLPNKENEKVVFIPQESLFLVPFPALQDEQGKYLIEKHTILTAPSIQVLDLTRKQKLAHQNSRQGEVLIVGNPTMPKVALEPGKPLAQLPALPGAEKEAKEIAPLFKTKAITGSQATKAAILQQISKARIVHLATHGLLDDNQGLGSAIALAPSGKDNGLLTAEEILNLKLNADLVVLSACDTGRGRVTGDGVIGLSRSLISAGVPSVIVSLWAVDDNSTSFLMTEFYKNLQNKQDKATALRQAMLTTMKQDKYQNPLHWAAFSLIGEAE, encoded by the coding sequence ATGAGCAATTCCCACAATGGGCTACGCTTAAGCAGAATAAATTTAACCGCGTTTATCACCGCCATTTTGACTATTGGGTTTACCCCGTCAAACTTGAATTTAATATTTTTTAATTCACCAGTATTGGCACAAACATCTAATAACAAATCACAACAAGCCAATACATTAATTAGGCAAGCGGCTGCACTTTTAGGTAACAAACAAATCACTTCAGCCAGACAAGCTTTACAACAGGCTTTAAGTATTTATCAACAAGTTAATGACCGCCAAGGTGAGTCTGTTGCTTTGGTATTTTTAGGAATTAGTTATGAACAGGAAAATAACTACAAAACAGCAATTGATTATTATGAAAAATCTTGGCAGATAGTCCAGAAATTACCCAAGCGCCCCAATGCAGGTGAAATTTTAGTTAAGTTAGCCAATGCTCACCGCCTGCAAAAAAACTACAATCAGGCGATACAATATTATCAACAATATTTAGCCCTAGACCAGCAAAATCAAGATAGTCAAAATCGCATAGCCGCCCTTGGAAATTTAGGGAGAACCTACGCAGCCCTGAATAATTTACCACAAGCTCTTGATTATTACCAACAAGCTTTAGCACTTGCGAGAGCTATTAATGACCGTCAAAGTGAGTTAGTCGCACTGTTAAATTTAGGTGAGACTTATCTTAATTTAGAAAACTATGCTGCTGCTATTGAAGTTTCTCAAAAAGGGTTAGTTATTGCTAAAGAATTAACTAATAGTACAGCAGTTATAGATTTTCTGCGATATATTAGCAGTGCCTACTATTTTATTGCTGATTATAATCAAGCAATTCAATACAATCAGCAGAGTTTAGAAATTGCTCGGATAATTCAAGATAAAGATAGTGAACGTCAATCCCTCAACTCTCTTGGTAATATTTACTATTATCTGAGAGATTATGATAAAGCGATTAATTACTATGAGCAAGTTTTGTCTATTGCCCGTTCCCAATCTAACCGCAGAGCCGAGGGATTAGCATTAGGAAATATCGGACTAGCGTATATTAATAAAGGTGAAGCAGCTAAGGCAATAGATTATCTAGAAAAAGATTTGGCAGTATCCAGAATAGTAGGCGATCGCCTCAACGAAAGTCAAACTTTAGGCTACTTGGGCAGTGCTTACCTGCAAGTGAAGAATTATAATAAATCTGTAGAATATTATCAGCAAGCTTTAGTTGCTACCAGAGATGCTAAATATACCAGGGGCGAAGGCATCACACTCTATAATTTAAGTATTCCTTTGATGGAGTTGGGCAAACTCCCAGAAGCAGAAAAAGCCTTATATTCTTCCATTGAAATTTGGGAATCACTGCGCGAAAGATTAGGAGAAAATGATAGTTATAAAATATCATTTTTTGAGCAGCCAATTCAAGCGTATCAATTATTACAAAAAGTTTTAATTGCCCAAAATAAAACGAATGAAGCTCTAGAAGTTTCAGAACGAGGTAGAGCCAGAGCGTTTATAGATTTATTATCTTCCCGCCAGTCAAGGCCTAGCACTCGCGGTAATGCACCACAATTACCAACAATCGCAAAACCAACATTATCGCTTCTCAAACAAATCGCAAAGCAACAAAATGCTACCTTAGTTCAATATTCAATTGATTCTAAAACAACTTCTCGCTTAGGAGCATCAGCAACTCTTGAGCAGGCGCTATATATTTGGGTAGTCAAACCTACAGGTGAAATTACCTTCCGCATAACTGACCTCAGACCCTTACAAGAAAAAGATAAAACCTCTCTTGCAGAATTAGTGACTGTGAGTCGTCAATCAATTGGTGTCAGAGGGCGCGGGGGAATTCAAGTTACTGCTAACCAAAATCCAACCAAAGCCAAAAACTCTTTTAGACAGTTACATGACTTATTAATTAAACCTATTGCCGACCTTTTACCCAACAAAGAAAACGAAAAGGTGGTATTTATTCCTCAAGAGTCTTTGTTTTTAGTTCCCTTTCCAGCACTGCAAGATGAACAAGGCAAATACTTAATTGAAAAACATACAATTCTTACCGCACCATCAATTCAAGTCTTAGACTTAACTCGTAAACAAAAGTTAGCACATCAAAATTCGCGCCAGGGAGAAGTTTTAATCGTGGGTAATCCCACAATGCCAAAAGTAGCTTTAGAACCTGGCAAACCATTGGCACAATTACCAGCTTTACCAGGTGCAGAAAAAGAAGCAAAAGAAATTGCACCGTTATTCAAAACGAAAGCAATTACTGGTAGCCAAGCAACAAAAGCTGCCATTTTACAGCAAATCTCAAAAGCGCGAATTGTGCATTTAGCCACTCACGGTTTATTAGATGATAACCAAGGGTTAGGAAGCGCCATAGCATTAGCACCATCCGGTAAAGATAACGGTTTATTGACAGCAGAAGAAATCCTCAATTTAAAATTAAATGCAGACTTAGTGGTTTTAAGTGCTTGCGACACCGGACGCGGTAGAGTAACGGGTGATGGTGTTATTGGTTTATCTCGTTCTTTAATTAGTGCTGGTGTCCCTAGCGTCATCGTTTCTTTATGGGCAGTTGATGATAACTCGACATCGTTTTTAATGACCGAATTTTATAAAAATCTCCAAAACAAACAAGATAAAGCCACCGCATTACGCCAAGCTATGTTAACAACAATGAAACAAGATAAATATCAAAATCCCTTACATTGGGCTGCTTTTAGTTTAATTGGTGAAGCTGAGTAG
- a CDS encoding caspase family protein yields the protein MSNIKRRHFLQFSASTLAALGLSQWDIMQQGNYLGKVLAQNTGRKLALLVGINEYSEDDGLSPLFGCVTDVRLQQELLIHRFGFKPQDILTLTDKQATRQGILTAFEEHLIKQAKPSDVVLFHFSGHGTRVKDPDGDAPDGLNSTFIPIDGKLPPNGRGSVNHIMGHTLFLLMSALKTENVTVVLDSCHSGGGKRGNLRVRSVNGGTSLQPSPEELEYQRQWLKRLGLSQQEFIQKRRQAVAKGVVIASARSDQFAADAPFEGFHAGAFTYLLTQYLWQQAGNESVNSAIANIGRSTKILARENGNLQDPEFELNLSRNKNNPPIYFIPIQAVPAEAVVTQVKGNQVQLWLGGIDPQSLEAFTDNPLFSVVNPQGDEVGLIKLESRQGLIGKGTLVNIGTRSTLKLQPGNLLQERIRSIPNNPTLKIGIDESLNNNNAQQAIKALKSLKRVEPQLLGKQSVQYILGQMTQPKYQELQKKGISQLPEVGSFGLFLPSQDEIIPKSFGQAGESVTEAVKRLQPKFKSLLAARVVKQILGNINSSRINVAVSMNIADSNELLAESFPVRGSISKQPKPAIKFSNSGLTQLAVGTKIAFKIQNNENQPIYVSILVIDAEGEMTVIFPNNWSATQNAALVEAQKTKLIPQTDDEFILAVDRPLGISEALVIASTTPLRTSLLALQKIASLRNVANRSTPIAVTDEILDVTNNILDDLDAGTRGGISAQQIQLPSGVRGIDSKKLAAMAISFEVVDSENS from the coding sequence ATGTCTAATATCAAACGCCGTCATTTTCTGCAATTTTCTGCTTCTACCCTTGCTGCATTGGGTTTAAGCCAATGGGATATTATGCAGCAGGGTAATTATCTGGGTAAAGTCTTGGCACAAAATACAGGGCGTAAACTAGCTTTATTAGTAGGCATTAATGAGTATTCTGAAGATGATGGTTTGTCGCCCCTTTTTGGTTGTGTTACTGATGTCAGGCTACAGCAGGAATTATTAATTCATCGTTTTGGTTTTAAACCCCAAGATATTCTCACCTTGACTGACAAACAAGCTACTCGTCAAGGCATCCTGACGGCGTTTGAAGAACATTTAATTAAACAAGCCAAGCCCAGTGATGTAGTATTATTTCACTTTTCTGGACATGGTACACGAGTCAAAGATCCAGATGGTGATGCGCCAGATGGACTGAATAGTACATTTATTCCGATAGATGGCAAATTACCACCTAACGGACGCGGTTCGGTAAATCACATTATGGGACACACATTGTTTTTGTTGATGTCTGCATTAAAAACCGAGAATGTGACGGTTGTGTTAGATAGTTGTCATTCTGGTGGTGGTAAACGGGGAAATTTGCGCGTTCGTTCGGTGAATGGTGGTACATCACTACAACCCAGTCCCGAAGAGTTGGAATATCAACGCCAATGGCTGAAGCGGCTGGGACTTTCACAGCAAGAATTTATCCAGAAACGCAGACAAGCTGTGGCGAAGGGAGTTGTGATTGCTAGTGCGAGAAGTGATCAATTTGCGGCGGATGCACCGTTTGAGGGCTTTCATGCTGGGGCGTTTACTTATTTGTTAACACAGTATCTTTGGCAACAAGCTGGTAATGAATCTGTAAATAGTGCGATCGCAAATATTGGCCGCAGTACTAAAATATTAGCGAGGGAAAATGGTAATCTCCAAGACCCAGAGTTTGAATTAAATCTTAGCCGCAACAAAAACAACCCACCGATTTATTTTATTCCGATTCAAGCTGTGCCGGCTGAAGCTGTTGTGACTCAAGTCAAGGGTAATCAAGTTCAATTGTGGTTGGGTGGTATAGATCCACAAAGCTTAGAAGCCTTCACAGATAATCCCTTATTTTCAGTTGTCAATCCTCAAGGTGATGAAGTTGGCTTAATCAAATTAGAATCTCGTCAAGGATTAATTGGTAAAGGTACATTAGTTAATATAGGTACACGCTCAACTTTAAAATTACAGCCAGGAAATTTATTACAAGAACGGATTCGCAGTATTCCCAACAATCCTACTTTAAAAATAGGCATTGATGAATCTCTCAATAATAACAATGCCCAGCAAGCCATAAAAGCTCTCAAATCCCTGAAACGTGTTGAACCGCAACTTTTAGGAAAACAATCAGTACAGTATATTCTAGGGCAGATGACTCAGCCTAAATATCAGGAATTACAGAAAAAAGGCATTTCTCAGTTGCCAGAAGTTGGTAGTTTTGGCTTATTTCTCCCTAGCCAAGATGAAATTATTCCTAAGTCTTTTGGTCAAGCTGGTGAATCTGTTACTGAAGCTGTAAAACGTTTACAGCCGAAGTTCAAATCTTTACTAGCTGCTAGAGTAGTTAAGCAAATTTTGGGTAACATTAATTCATCCCGCATCAATGTTGCTGTTTCGATGAATATAGCGGATAGCAATGAATTACTAGCAGAATCTTTCCCAGTTCGTGGATCTATCTCGAAACAGCCAAAACCTGCTATTAAATTTTCTAATTCCGGCTTGACTCAACTTGCTGTCGGCACCAAAATTGCTTTTAAAATTCAAAACAATGAAAATCAACCCATTTATGTCAGTATTTTAGTAATTGATGCGGAAGGAGAAATGACGGTTATATTCCCTAATAATTGGTCTGCCACACAAAATGCGGCTTTAGTAGAAGCACAAAAAACAAAACTCATTCCCCAAACAGATGATGAGTTTATCTTAGCTGTTGATAGACCTTTAGGAATTTCAGAAGCGTTAGTTATTGCTAGTACAACACCCCTGAGAACTTCACTTTTAGCCTTGCAAAAAATTGCTAGTTTAAGAAATGTCGCTAATCGTAGTACTCCTATTGCTGTAACAGATGAAATTTTAGATGTAACCAACAATATATTAGATGATTTAGATGCAGGTACTCGTGGCGGGATTTCTGCACAGCAAATACAATTACCGTCGGGAGTGCGTGGTATTGATAGTAAAAAATTAGCCGCAATGGCTATCTCGTTTGAGGTTGTTGATTCTGAAAATAGCTAA